Genomic window (Drosophila ananassae strain 14024-0371.13 chromosome 3L, ASM1763931v2, whole genome shotgun sequence):
AAGGGCTCCCGCGGATGGATGCCACTCTCGAAGCGACTGTACATTCCCCGCCAGAATCTGTAACAAAAACATACCATAAGATGCCAATTAATCCCTTCTAATTGATCCTTACTTGATGCACTGGGGCGCTAGATTGGCCTTAATAGACTCATCTACGTTGGGCTTGTACAGCGGGTTGATATACTCGTTCAAGTGGTTGGCCATAAAGCCCCAGAGTGAAAAGGTGCGCTCTGCCAGTTTCAGGTCCAATCGGTCCTTCTCGCAGTTGCCCACAAAGGTGCCGAACTGACAGGAGTGCACGTGGTCGTGTAGGATTAGCAAAAAGCGCTCATTGAACTCGAAGGACTCGCTGCGCTGGGACATCAACTGCCAGGTGCAGTCGAGGAACTGCGTGAAGATCGGTGATACTTCGCGGGCATCCGTCTGGATGTGGCCACACCGCTCACTGAACTTGTGGCCAAAGGCCAGCCAATCCTTCTCGATTAGCGCCTGGAAGCCCTTGATCGTCCTGTAGTAGGGATTCAGCATCAGTTGCGCCAATGAGCAGACTTGGGCTGTGCGGTCCCAGCCATCAGAGCAGTGAACCACCACAGAGACTCCTTTATCCACTGCGTTGGCGATGAAACTGCAAAAAATCGGATGTTatgaattataaataaatccccAAGATACAGTAAAGAGCGCTCCTAGCTCAACTACCACCATTTGTTTGCTCACCTTGACGTGTCCAATATGGAGCGAATGTGCTTCAGCCATCCGGAGGACTCGAGGGCATTCAAAAACGCGCTCATTGTCGGCGATTTCTGTTCGCAGGCCTCCAGAACCTTTTGCAGGCTAGCACGTTGTACGTGAATGTTCTCGATGCCAAGGAAGTGGAACTTGATGTTTTCGTAGAAGGCCTCGTTCTCGTATCCCTTGCCAGCGGCTCTGTTGGCCATCGCATTTATCTGCAGGAGGGTAAGTGGATTATTTGCATGTGCCAATCGCTTGGGAATTCTCTTGCCCTCAAACTTACCCGTGGCCGAGTGTCCACAACGTACATGTAGTCTGTGTTGGGATTGGTTTTTCGAATAGCCTCCAGCATTTGCTCATCCTCCAGGCAGCGGGCACTAAACCCAGACAGCGGCTGGCTGCATCGGCAAATCGAGGCCTTAATTCGGGAGGTTAGTTTATCAGATGTTGGTACGAATGATAGCCAAATAGGATGCTTACCTTGTTGTTGTGCAGATAGGTTAGTGCCGGTAGACGACCCTTGGACCGGAATCGGGAGCTACTGATGAGCATCAGCTTGGTGGCCTCCTTGGGCACGTATATCTGACGGGGATAGGTGTCGCACAGCTCGTAACTTTCGTTCATCGAGCAGAGGGTCCAGTTCTCGTTCGGCACCAACATATGCTTGAATTCCGCCTCCAGCTTGAAGAAGTCCCAGCCGGCGTTCTTGGGGAAGTCATCTTTGGCCGGCTGATAGTTGAAGCAATATAATTTGTTGATGGACACTGTTGATGGTTGGGAGGAATCAGAGTTTATGGTTTATTGGCGATTCCTTGGAGAATACCTACCTGGTTGGAAGAGTTTCAGCAGCGAGGTGTACACATCGTGACACTCGGAGTCCTTGGGAATGACAAAGGTTACCGACAGAAAGGTCTTGCAGCGAATGAGCAGCGGCGATCCTGTAGTGCTGAGTGGCAGCTTCTCAATGCTGGCCACGTGCATGTGCAGGATCTATAAAGTAAATAATGCTAGTATTGAATACAATTTCTTTTCAAATCCGTGACCTAGAAAAGTAAATCACTTAAATCCAACTCTTTTTTGTGAGCTTCCTTCGTCAAAAGTCTGGTTATGACCATGACTTCCACTAGGGATGAGATTATGCAACACtcgccaaaaaaaatataaagagaCACAACTCAACTGAACTTTAGGAACTCCCCCTTCCGATGGGCGGACGTGCCCGGTCCAAACTGCTCTTGGCACTAAATAATTGATGCGCCTCTGTGGAGGGCAGTAAAAAATTGAGAGCCGGAAAGCAGGATGGCAGGACGGAGCAGCTGGATTATGGGAAACTTAACAACCAATTTTCAATGGCACAGAAAATCGATATATGTAGTTCCCAGCACTCCCTAGCAGCTAGACCACTTGGCCGTTGAGTGTTTCAACTTTTAATTAACCACTTTGCACTGGTCCAGGACTAACTAGGATAGTTGAGACTACTGCTCTTCTGGGGCCACTTGTGGCACTCACTACACTCTCGCCCACTTTCATAATTAATACAATTTTGGCAATTAAAATGCGATGCATGGCGGCGCTTGCCGTACCTTggaaacaaataaaaagattacgtatacgccgcgGGTGGCACATGGCATGGCAGCCCATGGCAATTCGCAGCAGGAATAATTAAGAGCATTTAGTGGCACTTGCATGGGCGGGGATTTGAGCGGTTACGGTCGCATATCAAAGGATACGAGCTCTGGGAGGGATTTAGTTTATAAGCTAACGCGCTAAGCCCGCATTTGCCGAGCAAACAGGACATTCATTTTCCCAAGGCCCATCCAATTTGGCGAAAGAATAGAGACCGCGTTGGAACTAGCAACTCGTAGCAAGCTGTTCCTGTTGAGGAATTTAAAGAGTCTTCCTCTATTTACTCGCCACATCATGGGGTATGCATATTGCGGGCGTGGGTGGGAAATTATTGTGCATAAAAGCCGAGCTGGGAATTTAATTTGTTCGTGTATCTGTGCAATgtggcgtatacgcaacaCGCTTATGCACAACCTCCTTTAGTGCTCGCCAAGATTGCAGCTGCGAATTAAATTCCTGTGTAAACAGAAAACTTTAAGCTCAAACAACTATCTGCAGGCGTTTTCTGCACTCACGCTTTCAAATTATTCTTGGCGAAAAAGGCGGAAGTGCAGCAGAGGGGCTGGCTCTAAACTTTTTGACAGCCGAGCTCGAGGTCGGTCCTAAACCGAGGGAGGAAAGAAAAAACCTCCATTTGAGCACGTTCGCTGAAGAAAGAAACACAAACCGACACCGAGGTGACTCACTAAACTGTTTGTGGGCCAGCCacgcaaataaaaatatcgcTACACTAACTGAAAAAAAGCGTCTTAGCCCGAAAAGAAAAGTGTTTTTGGTGCTAAGGATTGATGATGTCATCGGGGGTACTTACCCAGGTCTCCTTGTTGCTGTCGGGCTCCACGAATATCAAATGGGTAGCCGTCAGATAGAGGGTGCCCACTGTGGGATTTTTGGTATTGTAGCGATCTATCATCCGCACATTCTCCACCTGCACAAACAATCGAGAAAGAATCATAAAAATGgttaaagttttatttaaattctgcTCCCACTGACGTCAGTGGGATGGTATTGTTTATGAAAGCTCTGTTGGAGTCCTATCCCCTCCTTTAAACCTATATGAATTCCATGAAAAAGTAACTTCTATTGACA
Coding sequences:
- the LOC6494715 gene encoding myotubularin-related protein 6 isoform X2, whose translation is MDDIKLAKVENVRMIDRYNTKNPTVGTLYLTATHLIFVEPDSNKETWILHMHVASIEKLPLSTTGSPLLIRCKTFLSVTFVIPKDSECHDVYTSLLKLFQPVSINKLYCFNYQPAKDDFPKNAGWDFFKLEAEFKHMLVPNENWTLCSMNESYELCDTYPRQIYVPKEATKLMLISSSRFRSKGRLPALTYLHNNKASICRCSQPLSGFSARCLEDEQMLEAIRKTNPNTDYMYVVDTRPRINAMANRAAGKGYENEAFYENIKFHFLGIENIHVQRASLQKVLEACEQKSPTMSAFLNALESSGWLKHIRSILDTSSFIANAVDKGVSVVVHCSDGWDRTAQVCSLAQLMLNPYYRTIKGFQALIEKDWLAFGHKFSERCGHIQTDAREVSPIFTQFLDCTWQLMSQRSESFEFNERFLLILHDHVHSCQFGTFVGNCEKDRLDLKLAERTFSLWGFMANHLNEYINPLYKPNVDESIKANLAPQCIKFWRGMYSRFESGIHPREPLGDLLLDSKEHCNSLEDHVQHLTKRIASFKNYISKSAKKLQDATSTTSKVSKETSSTEINDNKYNYDKKLSELSAADDDHPLKASNMSFANLSLNAEQSSPAQALPDELNSVAVDWKPMRNVTTCSCSTPFDQFSKKTHCWRCGDIFCERCIDKNVALPGHDSGKAVPVCRGCFRQMQKQSP
- the LOC6494715 gene encoding myotubularin-related protein 6 isoform X1, which codes for MDFTRFMNKFNEIERQLSPTSALRLSFDNISPETEEPPDGNKRLWGVPVPPFVSEKVVSWIEEEFNEAPVFYNGNSVLKKVENVRMIDRYNTKNPTVGTLYLTATHLIFVEPDSNKETWILHMHVASIEKLPLSTTGSPLLIRCKTFLSVTFVIPKDSECHDVYTSLLKLFQPVSINKLYCFNYQPAKDDFPKNAGWDFFKLEAEFKHMLVPNENWTLCSMNESYELCDTYPRQIYVPKEATKLMLISSSRFRSKGRLPALTYLHNNKASICRCSQPLSGFSARCLEDEQMLEAIRKTNPNTDYMYVVDTRPRINAMANRAAGKGYENEAFYENIKFHFLGIENIHVQRASLQKVLEACEQKSPTMSAFLNALESSGWLKHIRSILDTSSFIANAVDKGVSVVVHCSDGWDRTAQVCSLAQLMLNPYYRTIKGFQALIEKDWLAFGHKFSERCGHIQTDAREVSPIFTQFLDCTWQLMSQRSESFEFNERFLLILHDHVHSCQFGTFVGNCEKDRLDLKLAERTFSLWGFMANHLNEYINPLYKPNVDESIKANLAPQCIKFWRGMYSRFESGIHPREPLGDLLLDSKEHCNSLEDHVQHLTKRIASFKNYISKSAKKLQDATSTTSKVSKETSSTEINDNKYNYDKKLSELSAADDDHPLKASNMSFANLSLNAEQSSPAQALPDELNSVAVDWKPMRNVTTCSCSTPFDQFSKKTHCWRCGDIFCERCIDKNVALPGHDSGKAVPVCRGCFRQMQKQSP